Below is a genomic region from Falsibacillus pallidus.
CATTGCAGGAATCGCAGCTTCCGAAGTTGAAGGTGTTGCCCAAATGAGAGGAAACTTCGCGACTGGTGTAGTCGAAAGACTCGGAAAGAAGAACCACGGAAAAGGCGTCAAGGTAGAGCTGACAGAAGAAGGCATTAAAGTCGATGTATACTGCCTGATGAACTTTGGAGTTTCCATCCCTTCAGTGGCACAGAAAATCCAGGATAATATCCGCCAAGCCTTATTGAATATGACTGCACTTGATGCAGATGAAGTAAATGTCCATGTAGTGGGCATCCAATTCGAAAACCAAAAGATTGAAGCGGATTATGAAACCGAAGAATAATGATTGATATGGGGGGCTCCTTAAAGGGGCTCCTCTTTTCATTTGAAAACTGTCCAGCTGCAGCGCCCAGCCCCTCGAGTCTTAAGCCGTACCTCTACGGAAATCAGGATTTCCTTCGAGTTCCGTCTTATGCTGGTCGGGGCTAAACTGGGCGCTTCCGCTTTTCTTATAAGTATTAAGAATTATTCCTCTATTACAATACTCGTGCTTTCATTCCTTCATTTATGCTATTATCTTCTTATGACGAATTGAAAGATTGAAATTGATTTTAAAAGGAGCAATAAATAAATGAAAAGACGTACTGCCCGTGAAAAAGCGCTTCAAGCCCTTTTCCAAATGGACATGAATGATATCTCTGCCTCAGATGCAATTGAACATGTGCTTGAAGGCAAGTCGAACGATGAATACCTGCAGCAGCTTGTAAGCGGAACTATGGAACATAAAAATGAAATTGATGATAGAATTCAGTCTAACCTGCAAAAATGGAAGCTTGAACGCCTGGCAAAAGTAGACCGAAATATCATGAGAGTTTGTGTTTATGAAATGTGTTTCGTTGAGGATATGCCGCCTAATGTTGCCATCAATGAAGCGATAGAAATCGCCAAAGTGTTCGGGGATGATCAATCAAGCAAATTTATCAATGGAGTCCTTTCAAAAGTAAAAGATTCCTTGAATAAGTAACAGAATGCCCTGCTGTCTAACAGCATTGAAAAAATTCACTAAAACTATTTTAAAAGCTGCCTTTATCGTTTCCGGCAGCTTTTCTTGTCCAGCTCCAGCGCCCAGCCCCGATCAGGGCGCTTGCGCATTTCTTTAAATTTGTTGTAAAGAGGTGGGAGTAATGTCAGAAAACCGCTATCTTTCTGTAAAAGCGCTAACAAAATACATAAAGAAAAAGTTTGAAATGGACCCTTATCTGAAAGATGTATTTGTAAAAGGGGAAATTTCGAATTTCAAAAGACATTCCAGCGGACATATGTATTTTACATTGAAAGATGATAAAGCCCGTATTATGTCCGTTATGTTTTCATCTTCAGCGGCCTCGATAAAATTCCAGCCTGAAAATGGAATGAATGTATTGGTTCGTGGTGACATTTCAGTCTTTGAATCAAGCGGACAGTACCAGATTTATGTAAAATCCATGGAGCCCGACGGTATTGGTGCTCTTTATTTAGCCTACGAACAGTTAAAGGAGAAGCTTGAAAAAGAAGGACTATTTCTACAGTCCCGAAAAAGACAAATCCCTTCCTATCCCCGTACAATCGGAGTCATCACTTCGCCAACCGGTGCGGCTGTAAGAGACATTATCACGACTGTCAGAAGAAGGTATCCGATTGGTAAAACACTCATTATCCCTGCACTGGTGCAAGGGGAAAAAGCAGCTGCCTCAATTGTGGATGCCATTGCAAAAGCGAATGAAATAGGAGGAATCGATGTCCTGATCGTTGGACGTGGAGGGGGATCGATTGAAGAGTTGTGGTCCTTTAATGAAGAAGTGGTTGCACGTGCAATCTATCATTCCTCCATTCCCGTAATTTCTGCAGTAGGCCATGAAACGGATTTTACCATAGCGGATTTTGTGGCAGATTTAAGGGCTCCGACTCCAACCGGGGCAGCCGAATTGGCAGTGCCGCACATAGAAGAGATTCTTGATAGAGTGATGAATCAGCAGATGAGGCTGATTAGAAGTATGAGAACGAGGGTTGAGTCTCATAGAAAAGCTCTTCAAAGACTTCAACAAAGCTATGTTTTTAGAAATCCAATTAAGCTATATGAGCAAAAAATGGTCCAATTGGACAGGCTGACAGAAAGGCTCCAAAGAGAAAAATCCATTTACTTCCAAGCTTTTGAGGATAAAGTGAATCACTTAACGATGAGGATGGAACGGAATCATCCGCAAAGGAAATTGGAGCAATCAGTAGAAAGACATAAAGGGCTGGATAAATGGCTGCAGCGGAATATGGCCGGGATTTTGGAGAAAAAAAACCAAACATTCGCCAAAAGCCTTACTGCGCTTGAAGCACTTAATCCATTGAAAATAATGGATAGGGGCTATAGTGTCGCTTATACTGAAGATAGGCAAGTTGTGAAGTCGATCGGACAGCTTAAAGCAGGCCAAAACCTTAAGGTCCATTTAAAAGATGGACAGCTGCAATGCACTGTGGATGAAATAAAGGAGGACTCTTACAATGAACGATGATAAATTGACCTTTGAACAGGCGATGGAGCAGCTCGAAGCCATCGTACAAAAGCTTGAGGATGGGGAAGTTGAACTCGAAGAAGCAATTACTATCTATCAAAAAGGGATGGAACTCTCTAAACTTTGCCACGATAAATTAAAAAGTGTGGAAAATCAATTGACCAAAGTCTTGACTGAAGATGGCGAAAAAGATTTTTCGCTCCAAGAGGAGGATTAAATCTTGTCACCTGTCTTGAATGAATTTATGAAAAAATGCATCAAAGTGATTGAAGTGGAATTAGAAAATGCAGTCCAAAAATTAAATACACCAGAACGCCTGAAGGAGGCAATGCTTTATTCCCTTCAAGCTGGAGGTAAAAGGCTGCGCCCTGTATTATTAATGGCTACTTTAAAAGCATTCAATAAAGAAAAGAAAATGGGCCTGTCTGCTGCGTGTGCCCTTGAAATGATCCATACATATTCCCTGATTCATGATGATCTTCCAAGTATGGACGACGACGATCTCAGGAGAGGGAAACCTACCAATCACAAAGTTTTTGGCGAAGCATTTGCCATTCTTGCAGGGGACGGCCTGCTGACTTACAGTTTTCAGCTGATTGCAGAAGACGAAAGCATATCACCTCAAACACGTATGAAACTGATCTCCCTGCTTGCAAAATGTGCAGGTCCTGAAGGGATGGTCGGCGGCCAAGCAGCGGATATTGAAGGAGAAAATAAATCCCTTGGCCTCGAGCAATTGGAGTATATCCATCTTCACAAAACAGGGAAACTCCTTGTATTCAGTGTTCTTGCAGGTGCAATCATCGCTGGAGCCAATGAAGAGGAACTGCAGCAATACGAAAGATTTGCTGTGAATCTAGGCCTTGCTTTTCAGATACAAGATGACATCTTAGATATTGAAGGAGATGAATCAAAGATCGGAAAGCCTGTAGGCAGTGATGCCGACAATCAAAAAAGCACTTATCCTTCCATTCTCTCATTGGATGGGGCAAAAGCAAAACTTGCTGAACATGTATCCTTGGCAAAGGATGCCTTGAAAGCCGCAGGGCACAATGCGGAATTCTTAATTGGCATCACCGATCTTGTTGCAGAGAGGGATCATTGATATACAACAGTTTGAGTGTATGATTATAGATATGGTATAATACGGTCATTGATATAATGGCGCATTTTAAATTTTTTAACTCAATAACAATGAAAAAGGTGCCGTTATCACATTGTGTGTTAGCGGCATAAATATTAATTGATGAAAGTGAGTGATCCGTGATGGATCTATTATCGATAAAAGACCCCAGTTTTCTCAAAAAAATGAACAAAGAGGAACTAGAGCAGCTCAGTGGAGAAATAAGACAGTTCCTGATCGAGAAGCTTTCTAAGACTGGCGGTCATATCGGACCTAATCTTGGGGTGGTTGAACTGACGCTTGCACTTCATAAGTGCTTCGACAGCCCGCAGGATAAACTGATCTGGGATGTAGGACATCAGTCTTATGTGCATAAGATTTTAACTGGACGTGCGGGGGAATTCGATACACTTCGCCAATATAAGGGGTTATGCGGATTTCCAAAGAGAATCGAAAGCGAACATGATGTATGGGAAACCGGACACAGCT
It encodes:
- a CDS encoding Asp23/Gls24 family envelope stress response protein: MAEDQNYNVLEMDQGNDGLGKVEIAPEVIEVIAGIAASEVEGVAQMRGNFATGVVERLGKKNHGKGVKVELTEEGIKVDVYCLMNFGVSIPSVAQKIQDNIRQALLNMTALDADEVNVHVVGIQFENQKIEADYETEE
- the nusB gene encoding transcription antitermination factor NusB, with protein sequence MKRRTAREKALQALFQMDMNDISASDAIEHVLEGKSNDEYLQQLVSGTMEHKNEIDDRIQSNLQKWKLERLAKVDRNIMRVCVYEMCFVEDMPPNVAINEAIEIAKVFGDDQSSKFINGVLSKVKDSLNK
- the xseA gene encoding exodeoxyribonuclease VII large subunit, producing the protein MSENRYLSVKALTKYIKKKFEMDPYLKDVFVKGEISNFKRHSSGHMYFTLKDDKARIMSVMFSSSAASIKFQPENGMNVLVRGDISVFESSGQYQIYVKSMEPDGIGALYLAYEQLKEKLEKEGLFLQSRKRQIPSYPRTIGVITSPTGAAVRDIITTVRRRYPIGKTLIIPALVQGEKAAASIVDAIAKANEIGGIDVLIVGRGGGSIEELWSFNEEVVARAIYHSSIPVISAVGHETDFTIADFVADLRAPTPTGAAELAVPHIEEILDRVMNQQMRLIRSMRTRVESHRKALQRLQQSYVFRNPIKLYEQKMVQLDRLTERLQREKSIYFQAFEDKVNHLTMRMERNHPQRKLEQSVERHKGLDKWLQRNMAGILEKKNQTFAKSLTALEALNPLKIMDRGYSVAYTEDRQVVKSIGQLKAGQNLKVHLKDGQLQCTVDEIKEDSYNER
- the xseB gene encoding exodeoxyribonuclease VII small subunit; protein product: MNDDKLTFEQAMEQLEAIVQKLEDGEVELEEAITIYQKGMELSKLCHDKLKSVENQLTKVLTEDGEKDFSLQEED
- a CDS encoding polyprenyl synthetase family protein, yielding MSPVLNEFMKKCIKVIEVELENAVQKLNTPERLKEAMLYSLQAGGKRLRPVLLMATLKAFNKEKKMGLSAACALEMIHTYSLIHDDLPSMDDDDLRRGKPTNHKVFGEAFAILAGDGLLTYSFQLIAEDESISPQTRMKLISLLAKCAGPEGMVGGQAADIEGENKSLGLEQLEYIHLHKTGKLLVFSVLAGAIIAGANEEELQQYERFAVNLGLAFQIQDDILDIEGDESKIGKPVGSDADNQKSTYPSILSLDGAKAKLAEHVSLAKDALKAAGHNAEFLIGITDLVAERDH